In Humulus lupulus chromosome 7, drHumLupu1.1, whole genome shotgun sequence, the following are encoded in one genomic region:
- the LOC133790650 gene encoding uncharacterized protein LOC133790650: MAGSVAATIQAIPISNLSSSSSTLFYLRNTKLLPASAALNRVGLSRKQRTLQHRSLTVSLALAESDSAKSLEPDSQSLLQQLAKSFDLPQDYFSQLPRDLRLDLNDAAFDLSNGPVIDECGLELGETLLNLSRAWEKADTSTSHSLVSKLPKLEESLTNNAKSAFGKRLVLAGRRFQSMGQYGQGELQKIAKMMITTGKCLSDSSISTETDEQPKNESRMLKFGELQVELTANKANIGASISLVFGILSWEIAQGIQNIPESSLQYSNDNALMLAKSLRGALLAVFYSSTVLSGFTSVGLVLLARQLNSKEK; this comes from the exons ATGGCTGGTAGTGTTGCTGCGACGATTCAAGCCATACCCATCTCGAATCTGTCTTCTTCTTCAAGTACACTCTTCTATCTCCGAAACACCAAGCTTCTCCCAGCTTCGGCGGCCCTCAACAGAGTTGGATTGTCCAGAAAGCAGAGAACTCTGCAACACAGGTCTCTGACAGTCTCATTGGCTCTGGCCGAATCAGATTCCGCCAAATCCTTGGAACCCGATTCTCAATCTCTTCTTCAACAACTCGCT AAAAGTTTTGATCTTCCCCAAGATTACTTTTCGCAGCTCCCACGCGATCTCCGTCTCGAT CTCAACGATGCGGCTTTTGATCTTTCAAATGGACCGGTCATTGATGAG TGTGGTTTAGAGCTGGGAGAGACATTGTTAAATCTCTCTAGAGCATGGGAAAAAGCTGATACATCGACTTCGCATAGTTTAGTTAGCAAGCTCCCTAAGTTGGAAGAGTCATTAACAAACAATGCTAAATCAG CCTTCGGAAAGCGTTTGGTTTTGGCTGGAAGAAGGTTCCAATCCATGGGGCAGTATGGCCAAGGCGAGCTACAAAAG ATTGCAAAAATGATGATCACAACTGGGAAATGTCTATCTGATAGTTCGATATCAACAGAGACCGATGAACAGCCAAAGAATGAAAGCAGGATGTTGAAG TTTGGAGAACTCCAGGTCGAACTAACAGCTAATAAAGCGAATATTGGCGCTTCCATTAGTTTAGTTTTCGG GATTCTTTCATGGGAGATAGCTCAGGGCATCCAAAACATACCAGAGAGCTCATTGCAGTATTCTAATGACAATGCCTTGATGTTGGCTAAG TCTCTTAGGGGAGCTCTGCTTGCAGTGTTCTATTCATCAACGGTTTTGTCTGGCTTTACCTCTGTGGGACTTGTCTTACTAGCAAGACAACTCAACTCAAAGGAGAAGTGA